CCGATGGAGGTGGGTTCCGAGGTAACTTTTTTAGTAAGCGAATACGACAGGTATTGCGGAAAGTGCAGAATTGACTTTGCCTTACCAAACACTTCCGGTTTTTCTTTTTTCAACCATAAAGTTTGAATTCCTGAGTTCAGCAAAAGCCCTAAGGCCGGGCTTGCCGTTTTTCGGCAAAATTCGCTTTTACCGCCGTATCTGGCAAAAAGGTTTTCCGAAATCGAATCAGGAATTTCTTTCAGATAATTGTAAACAGGTGTAAGCTGCTTGCCGTTTTCGTCCAGAAACATTAATGAAGCACCGTAAGTCGAGAAATTTACACCTACAAGCTTAAACTCCTGCTTTCTGGTAGTAATTTCGGCCAGTGTTTTTGAAATCCAGGTATTAATTAAGTCAATATCATCACATTCAAAACCATCATCATCTAAAACCACCGGAAATTTCTCTTCGTGCTGATAAACAACCTTAAATTTATTATCAAACAACAGTATTTTTTTGTTGGTTTTTCCGATATCGAAAACAGCAATTACTTCAGTCATCTCTTTAATTTTAAAAGATTAGCCTCTCTTGCCACTTAAAACACTGACGCATAAACACCAACAAGAGAGGCCTGATCAAACTATATTTTTTTTACTGAGCTCTTTTTGAAAGAACCTCGGTTTCGTATTTCTGAACTTCAGCAATGTAATCCATGCCGGTTGCAACACCTTCCTGCAAACAGTAATAATCCCAAACTGCGGCAAAAGGCATTGTTTTCAGTTCTTCGAGCATGGCCAAACGTTCGAAGTTTTTACCGGCTTCTTCCAAAGCAACCATATCTTTTGTAGGCTCAAGAGCTGCAATTAAGAAAGCTTTCATGGCCGCACGCGTACCCGTTACGTAGGCTCCAATGCGGTTAATTGAGGCATCAAAAAAGTCTAAACCAATTTTAACCCGACTAAGGAAATCGTTACGCATAATTTCGGAGGCAATCAACTGCACATCTTCATTTAATGTTACCACGTGGTCTGAGTCCCAGCGAATTGGGCGTGTGACGTGTAACAATACTTCGTCGATAAACTGAAGACAGGAAGAAATTTTATCGCCAACCTGCTCGGTTGGGTGGAAGTGTCCATTATCCAAACAAATCATTTTGTTGCGGCTAATGGCATATCCAAGGTAGAAATCGTGCGAACCAACCGTCATCGATTCTGCGCCAATTCCAAATAATTTACTTTCAACAGCATCTTTCATGTGTTCGGTAGGGTAGTCAACTTCCATAGCCTCATCCAACGATTTTTTCAAGATTGCCCTCAATCCGTTACGGTCAATCGGCACGTCTTTCGAGCCATCCGGAATCCAGGTATTGTGCACACAAGGCGTACCCAATTGTTTACCCATTTCAGCAGAAATGGCACGACAACGTTTCAGGTGTTCTACCCAAAATTTACGGTTTTCTTCGTTTTTGCTTGAAAGTGTAAATCCATCGGCAGCACGGTCGTGCGAGAAACACGAGGCGTTAAAATCCATTCCAATACCCTGGGTTTTA
Above is a genomic segment from uncultured Draconibacterium sp. containing:
- a CDS encoding L-rhamnose isomerase, yielding MSELIKKAYEIAKEQYAAIGVDTDAAIAKMKDVNISLHCWQTDDVGGFETPDAELSGGGIQTTGNYPGKARSIAEMRTDLEKVLSLLPGTQRLNLHAIYGDFKGEKVDRDQIEVKHFQSWIDWCKTQGIGMDFNASCFSHDRAADGFTLSSKNEENRKFWVEHLKRCRAISAEMGKQLGTPCVHNTWIPDGSKDVPIDRNGLRAILKKSLDEAMEVDYPTEHMKDAVESKLFGIGAESMTVGSHDFYLGYAISRNKMICLDNGHFHPTEQVGDKISSCLQFIDEVLLHVTRPIRWDSDHVVTLNEDVQLIASEIMRNDFLSRVKIGLDFFDASINRIGAYVTGTRAAMKAFLIAALEPTKDMVALEEAGKNFERLAMLEELKTMPFAAVWDYYCLQEGVATGMDYIAEVQKYETEVLSKRAQ